A single genomic interval of Candidatus Binataceae bacterium harbors:
- a CDS encoding molybdopterin oxidoreductase family protein has translation MEAISVRDSRKQKVAASITATHCPYCALQCGMNLIAENGGVTVAPREFPTNKGGLCQKGWTAAELLTNRERLTTPLLRDTRGGLLREASWEEALDRVIAQIRGVQQRYGRDAVGVFGGGALTNEKAYLLGKFARVALRTSNIDYNGRFCMSSAAKAGQQAYGIDRGLPFPLEDIPGAEVIVLAGGNVAETMPPVMQYFDEQRRRGGRLIVIDPRATATARTATLHLQLTPGSDAAVANGLLHIAIAGGMIDQNFVAQRTSGYEAVRRVVASYWPERVERISGVPVAQLYEAARMIGHASTAMILTARGPEQQSNSVNNVLAFINLALALGKAGKPHCGYGCLTGQGNGQGGREHGQKSDQLPGYRRIDDPADRAYVAGVWGVDAATIPGPGRSAYEILDTLGCPGGVRALIVMGSNVVVSAPHAGHVEQRLAALDFLLVADFFLSETARLADVVLPTTQWAEEEGTMTNLEGRVLLRRQAVEAPAGVRTDLEIISALAERLGCRDGFPRQSRAVFDELRRASAGGAADYSGISYERISGEDGVFWPCPDDRQPGTRRMFLERFATPDGRARFHPVEYRPPAEVPDSEYPMYLTTGRVMAHYQSGSQTRRVKALRISEPEPFVEIHPAAARSFGIVANDTVRLTTRRGNAVMKARLSAAIRMDTLFSPFHWGGAGRVNLLTNPALDPVSKMPEFKVCAARIDKLVDYNPAVAPEPLAARN, from the coding sequence ATGGAAGCGATTAGCGTTCGCGATAGCAGGAAACAGAAAGTTGCGGCGAGCATAACCGCGACGCACTGTCCCTATTGCGCGCTGCAGTGCGGGATGAATCTGATCGCCGAGAATGGCGGCGTGACCGTCGCTCCGCGCGAATTTCCGACCAACAAAGGCGGTCTGTGCCAGAAGGGCTGGACCGCCGCGGAACTGCTCACGAATCGCGAACGCCTGACGACGCCCCTGCTGCGCGACACCAGGGGCGGTCTCCTGCGGGAAGCGTCGTGGGAAGAAGCGCTGGACCGCGTCATCGCGCAAATTCGCGGCGTGCAGCAACGTTACGGCCGTGACGCTGTCGGTGTCTTTGGCGGCGGCGCGCTGACGAACGAGAAAGCCTACCTGCTCGGCAAATTCGCGCGCGTCGCCCTGCGCACCAGCAACATCGATTACAACGGGCGCTTCTGCATGTCCTCAGCCGCGAAGGCAGGACAGCAGGCCTACGGCATCGATCGCGGGCTGCCATTTCCGCTCGAAGATATTCCCGGCGCGGAAGTAATCGTGCTGGCGGGCGGCAATGTCGCCGAGACGATGCCGCCGGTGATGCAGTATTTCGATGAGCAACGCCGGCGCGGGGGACGGCTGATCGTGATCGATCCGCGTGCCACCGCGACTGCCCGCACGGCCACGTTGCATCTGCAACTTACGCCCGGCAGCGACGCCGCGGTCGCCAACGGCTTGCTCCATATCGCGATCGCCGGGGGAATGATCGATCAGAACTTCGTGGCGCAACGAACCAGTGGCTATGAGGCGGTGCGCAGAGTCGTCGCGTCGTACTGGCCGGAGCGCGTCGAGCGCATCAGCGGAGTGCCGGTCGCGCAACTCTACGAAGCGGCCCGCATGATCGGACACGCCTCGACCGCGATGATTCTGACCGCACGCGGCCCGGAGCAGCAGAGTAACTCGGTTAACAATGTGCTGGCCTTCATCAACCTTGCGCTGGCGCTCGGCAAAGCCGGCAAACCGCATTGTGGTTATGGCTGTCTGACCGGCCAGGGCAACGGCCAGGGCGGACGCGAGCACGGCCAGAAGTCCGATCAGCTTCCCGGCTATCGACGAATCGACGACCCGGCCGATCGCGCGTACGTGGCGGGTGTCTGGGGTGTCGATGCGGCGACGATTCCGGGGCCGGGCCGTTCCGCTTACGAAATCCTCGACACCCTCGGCTGCCCGGGCGGCGTCCGCGCGCTGATCGTGATGGGCTCAAACGTCGTCGTTTCAGCGCCGCACGCCGGACATGTCGAACAGCGGCTGGCCGCGCTCGATTTTCTGCTAGTCGCGGACTTCTTCCTGTCGGAAACCGCCCGCCTAGCCGATGTCGTGCTGCCGACGACGCAATGGGCCGAAGAAGAGGGCACGATGACCAACCTCGAGGGGCGCGTATTGCTACGGCGGCAGGCCGTCGAAGCGCCGGCGGGAGTTCGTACCGATCTCGAAATAATCAGCGCGTTGGCCGAGCGCCTTGGATGCCGCGACGGCTTTCCGCGCCAGTCACGCGCGGTCTTCGACGAGTTGCGTCGCGCGAGCGCGGGCGGCGCCGCGGATTATTCCGGCATCAGTTACGAAAGGATTTCCGGCGAGGACGGTGTGTTCTGGCCGTGTCCCGATGACCGCCAGCCGGGCACGCGGCGAATGTTTCTTGAGCGCTTCGCCACACCCGACGGACGCGCGCGGTTTCATCCGGTCGAGTATCGGCCGCCGGCTGAAGTGCCAGATTCCGAATATCCGATGTATCTCACCACCGGACGGGTGATGGCGCACTACCAGTCCGGTAGTCAGACCCGGCGGGTCAAGGCGTTGCGCATTTCTGAGCCGGAGCCATTTGTCGAAATTCATCCTGCGGCGGCGCGCAGTTTCGGAATCGTCGCAAACGACACGGTGCGTCTCACGACGCGGCGCGGCAACGCAGTGATGAAAGCGCGTCTGAGCGCCGCGATTCGGATGGACACGCTCTTCTCGCCGTTTCATTGGGGCGGCGCCGGACGGGTCAATCTGCTGACCAATCCCGCGCTCGATCCGGTCTCGAAGATGCCTGAATTCAAGGTCTGTGCGGCGCGCATCGACAAGCTAGTTGACTACAACCCGGCAGTGGCGCCTGAGCCGTTGGCCGCTCGCAATTGA
- a CDS encoding LysR family transcriptional regulator yields the protein MNVMEMDIRVLNTFRAVADQRSFTGAAKKLGLTQSSVSQQVIALERSLGVQLLKRSNKFVGLTTAGEIFLQCARQVLDNLDRVRGLLADQSKTTAGHLSIGAPALFCHSLFPAVLSAFHVRYRGIALSVVTADPDSMAARLAHRELDLALLPYPIKQQSLGMVQLGRDELVAIVEPHHEFAHHDRLHAKDLKGQPLIVPNPGNKLWAAWDAFLIEAGVFPEIIVETDDLDLAKQLAIAGHGISVAPRWLVLREIERGELCAIPLGAAGVFRQWCLAYHHGSELTGMRRKFVKICQEEMPHLLGKSGVRRRAAHEQSPEAQRADTSEDLPETRIASAGSR from the coding sequence ATGAATGTGATGGAAATGGATATCCGCGTGCTGAACACTTTCCGGGCGGTCGCGGATCAACGCAGTTTCACCGGGGCGGCGAAAAAACTGGGGCTGACCCAATCGTCGGTGAGCCAGCAGGTAATTGCGCTGGAACGCAGCCTCGGCGTGCAGCTACTCAAGCGCTCCAACAAATTTGTCGGGCTGACCACGGCCGGCGAGATTTTTCTGCAATGCGCGCGTCAAGTGCTCGACAACCTCGATCGCGTGCGCGGTCTGCTGGCCGATCAGTCGAAAACGACCGCGGGCCATCTCTCAATCGGCGCGCCCGCGTTGTTTTGCCACTCGTTGTTTCCCGCAGTGCTCAGTGCATTTCATGTACGTTATCGCGGGATCGCATTATCGGTGGTTACCGCAGACCCGGATTCGATGGCGGCGCGACTGGCTCATCGCGAGCTCGATCTGGCGCTGCTGCCGTATCCGATAAAGCAACAATCGCTCGGGATGGTGCAGTTGGGACGGGACGAGCTGGTGGCGATCGTTGAACCCCATCATGAGTTTGCGCATCACGATCGCCTGCACGCGAAAGATCTGAAGGGGCAGCCGCTAATCGTGCCGAATCCCGGCAACAAGCTGTGGGCCGCGTGGGACGCTTTTCTGATCGAGGCGGGCGTATTTCCAGAGATAATCGTCGAGACCGACGACCTCGACCTGGCCAAGCAATTGGCGATCGCGGGTCACGGTATCAGCGTGGCCCCGCGATGGCTGGTACTGCGCGAAATCGAACGCGGTGAGTTATGCGCGATCCCGCTGGGCGCGGCCGGCGTTTTTCGTCAGTGGTGCCTGGCCTATCATCATGGCAGCGAGTTGACCGGGATGCGGCGCAAGTTCGTCAAGATTTGCCAGGAAGAGATGCCGCATCTGCTCGGCAAATCCGGCGTCAGGCGCCGGGCGGCGCACGAGCAGAGCCCGGAAGCACAACGCGCCGACACTTCAGAAGATCTCCCGGAAACTCGGATCGCGAGCGCCGGCAGCCGCTGA
- a CDS encoding class I SAM-dependent methyltransferase, which produces MKSQSSKLLSLRLQELWEGAEKNGMSYAQCAAQQRRELDECAAIWTRALILPDQKDDIVGSTLTEIGRWRGITDRAIIRRRCESALASLKTQWERTVQSVEAEQVEKYYNAADDCIEELMWWHTLIEDNSPLAYVAALEFASQAASARYLDFGSGVGSGALLFRSHGFEATLADISSLMLAFCKYRFAERGANAAFIDLKESALPENAFDFITAMDVFEHLVDPVATVDLLDRSLMPGGYIYGRFAADDDQTRPQHLVQDFRPVFNRFAELGFKEVFRDDWLWGHRVFQKSV; this is translated from the coding sequence TTGAAGTCGCAGTCATCCAAACTCTTGTCGCTGCGCTTGCAGGAATTGTGGGAGGGCGCCGAGAAAAATGGAATGTCCTACGCGCAATGCGCGGCGCAGCAGCGGCGGGAACTGGACGAATGTGCCGCGATTTGGACGCGCGCGCTGATCTTGCCGGATCAGAAAGACGACATTGTAGGCAGCACCTTGACCGAAATCGGACGATGGCGAGGCATTACCGATCGCGCGATAATCCGCCGCCGCTGCGAAAGCGCGCTGGCATCGCTGAAAACGCAATGGGAACGCACGGTGCAAAGCGTCGAGGCGGAACAGGTGGAAAAATACTACAACGCTGCCGATGATTGCATCGAGGAGCTGATGTGGTGGCACACGCTGATCGAGGACAATTCGCCGCTGGCCTATGTGGCCGCGCTCGAATTCGCCTCGCAGGCCGCGTCGGCACGCTACCTCGATTTCGGTTCCGGCGTGGGATCGGGAGCGCTGCTATTTCGTAGTCACGGCTTTGAGGCCACGTTGGCCGATATCAGCAGCTTGATGCTGGCGTTTTGCAAATATCGCTTTGCCGAACGCGGGGCGAACGCCGCTTTCATCGACCTTAAGGAGTCTGCACTGCCCGAGAACGCCTTCGACTTCATTACCGCGATGGACGTGTTCGAGCATCTTGTGGATCCGGTGGCAACGGTCGATTTGCTTGATCGTAGTCTGATGCCCGGTGGGTACATTTATGGCCGCTTCGCAGCCGACGACGATCAGACGCGGCCGCAGCATCTGGTGCAGGATTTCCGCCCGGTTTTCAACCGCTTTGCAGAATTGGGCTTCAAAGAGGTATTTCGCGACGACTGGCTCTGGGGCCATCGCGTCTTTCAAAAATCCGTTTGA
- a CDS encoding glycosyltransferase family 39 protein — protein MSRWRLEVFALIILGLAALAAGIRETPLVDWDEALYAEVAHEAIEHDSYLKFTWNNEAYVKKPPLLFWMIIASFKTFGEQAWAARLPSVAAGIGTLLLLYLSAAAVGGRLAGLCAGVIPLGFYFFVARGGRECATDSLLTFFSTLAIFALTRARSDRRVLWIAGAACGLAILSKGLAGLIPLTVIGISCLFVPGFVAIGVSGPMLVIAVATAVAAPWFVFQAVSNGALFWAIFVKQETLFRIVTHLEANPNRESYTLRAFSRETRYLWVLLLPLAGLVIGAAIRGARTSLRQVPPAVMVWALWLALGLISAGAVQTKLGWYILPALLPVALLAGCILGASLKAAAPMREPVTALATVAMIVLIAKAPARWEKIQKSFEDERARSRPSYVLGTRAHAMSVAQGAQELFFVGEELPTLVYYSGLHVHFVPISHGAGFALINLNSTPTAVADHQLVMLDQSGAASVVGNLGDEWNLSGPPEERDPLAAKPDDDAARMSVENESPPSLIPNRD, from the coding sequence ATGTCTCGTTGGCGGCTCGAAGTTTTTGCATTGATAATCCTCGGACTCGCAGCCCTTGCTGCCGGGATCCGCGAAACCCCGTTGGTTGATTGGGACGAGGCGCTCTATGCGGAAGTCGCCCACGAAGCGATCGAGCACGATTCCTACCTCAAGTTCACCTGGAACAATGAAGCGTATGTGAAAAAGCCGCCGTTGCTGTTTTGGATGATTATTGCATCGTTCAAAACCTTCGGTGAGCAGGCTTGGGCGGCGCGCCTGCCGTCAGTGGCCGCCGGAATCGGCACGTTGCTGTTGCTCTATCTTTCGGCCGCCGCGGTCGGAGGACGGCTGGCGGGACTCTGCGCGGGCGTTATTCCGCTCGGATTCTATTTCTTCGTCGCGCGCGGTGGCCGCGAGTGCGCAACCGATAGTCTCCTGACTTTTTTCAGCACGCTCGCGATTTTTGCGTTAACGCGCGCGCGATCTGATCGACGAGTGCTCTGGATCGCCGGTGCGGCGTGTGGACTTGCGATCCTCAGCAAGGGGCTCGCCGGGCTCATTCCTCTAACTGTGATCGGAATCTCGTGTCTATTCGTCCCCGGATTCGTCGCGATCGGCGTCAGCGGACCGATGCTGGTGATAGCCGTGGCCACAGCCGTAGCGGCGCCATGGTTCGTTTTCCAGGCCGTGTCCAACGGAGCCTTGTTCTGGGCGATTTTTGTCAAACAGGAAACCCTTTTTCGCATCGTCACCCATCTCGAGGCTAATCCGAATCGCGAAAGCTACACGCTGCGCGCCTTTAGCCGCGAAACCCGCTATTTGTGGGTATTGCTGCTGCCACTGGCTGGTCTGGTTATCGGCGCTGCTATACGAGGCGCGCGCACCAGCCTGCGGCAGGTGCCGCCTGCAGTTATGGTGTGGGCATTATGGTTGGCGCTCGGCTTGATCTCTGCCGGTGCGGTCCAGACCAAATTGGGTTGGTACATTCTGCCGGCGCTGCTCCCGGTCGCGCTTTTAGCCGGATGCATTCTCGGGGCTTCGCTTAAGGCCGCGGCGCCGATGCGCGAACCGGTGACGGCGCTGGCCACCGTCGCGATGATCGTGCTGATTGCGAAAGCCCCGGCCCGCTGGGAGAAAATTCAGAAATCATTCGAAGATGAGCGCGCGCGCAGCCGGCCCAGTTACGTACTGGGGACGAGAGCGCACGCTATGAGCGTTGCGCAAGGCGCTCAAGAGCTGTTCTTTGTTGGTGAGGAACTGCCGACGCTGGTCTATTACAGCGGTTTGCACGTCCATTTCGTCCCAATCTCACACGGCGCAGGATTCGCCCTGATCAACCTGAACAGCACCCCCACCGCAGTCGCCGATCATCAATTGGTGATGCTCGACCAGAGCGGCGCCGCGTCGGTCGTGGGTAATCTCGGCGACGAATGGAATCTGAGTGGACCGCCCGAAGAGCGCGACCCGCTCGCGGCAAAGCCGGATGACGACGCCGCGCGGATGAGCGTTGAGAACGAATCACCACCCTCTTTGATTCCAAATCGCGATTAA
- a CDS encoding arsenic transporter: protein MSAFAATPWLTWAIVAAATAGVIFRPFFWPEFIWAVAGAALLVLLGLLPASAALAGVAKGANVYLFLTGMMLLSELARQEGFFDWLAAKAAVMAKGSASRLFTLVFAVGAVVTVFLSNDATAVVLTPAVAAVVRTARAKAPLPYLLTCAFIANAASFVLPISNPANLVIYGSHMPPLMRWIPTYALPSILSILATYLVLWWTQRQCLREKISAAIEVPKLSVAGKLAACGIAGTAIVLLTSSAFDLQLGLPTLLAGLATAVLVLTRAKRGPLDVLKSISWGVLPLVAGLFVLVEALEKTGVTNHLAELLRSLVNYSPALAPWTAGVMLGVGCNLVNNLPAGLVAGRVVEIAKVPDHVRAAVLIGIDLGPNLSVTGSLATILWLEALRREDQSISAWTFLKLGLLIMPPALLLALAGAFAFR from the coding sequence ATGAGCGCGTTCGCCGCCACGCCGTGGCTCACCTGGGCTATCGTCGCCGCGGCAACCGCAGGTGTCATCTTCCGTCCGTTTTTCTGGCCCGAATTCATCTGGGCCGTCGCGGGCGCTGCCCTGCTCGTCCTGCTCGGCCTGCTCCCGGCTTCCGCCGCGCTCGCCGGTGTCGCGAAGGGCGCGAATGTCTACCTCTTTCTTACCGGCATGATGCTGTTGTCCGAACTTGCCCGTCAGGAGGGATTCTTCGACTGGCTGGCCGCGAAGGCTGCCGTGATGGCGAAAGGGTCCGCATCGCGCCTGTTCACCCTGGTCTTCGCGGTGGGCGCGGTTGTAACGGTCTTCTTGTCGAACGACGCGACGGCAGTGGTGTTGACGCCTGCCGTTGCCGCCGTCGTCAGGACGGCGCGCGCAAAGGCACCGCTGCCGTATCTGTTGACCTGCGCCTTTATCGCGAATGCGGCGAGTTTCGTCCTGCCGATCTCTAATCCGGCGAACCTGGTTATTTATGGCAGCCACATGCCGCCACTTATGCGATGGATACCCACTTACGCGTTGCCATCGATACTCTCGATCCTCGCGACCTACCTCGTGCTGTGGTGGACGCAACGCCAGTGCCTGCGCGAGAAGATTTCGGCCGCCATCGAAGTCCCGAAATTGTCCGTCGCCGGCAAGCTGGCGGCCTGTGGAATTGCCGGGACTGCGATAGTGCTGCTCACCTCCTCGGCCTTCGACCTTCAGCTCGGCCTGCCGACCTTGCTCGCCGGGCTCGCCACTGCCGTCCTGGTTCTGACGCGGGCGAAACGCGGTCCGCTCGATGTGCTGAAAAGCATCTCGTGGGGTGTGCTACCGCTGGTCGCCGGCCTCTTCGTCCTGGTCGAGGCGCTCGAGAAGACCGGCGTCACGAACCACCTCGCTGAACTGCTCCGCAGCTTGGTGAATTATTCGCCAGCGCTGGCGCCATGGACGGCGGGCGTGATGCTCGGCGTGGGCTGCAATCTGGTGAACAACCTGCCCGCCGGGCTGGTCGCCGGCCGCGTCGTCGAGATCGCCAAGGTGCCGGACCACGTGCGCGCCGCGGTGTTGATTGGCATCGACCTCGGGCCGAACCTATCGGTCACAGGCTCGCTCGCGACTATCCTTTGGCTCGAGGCCCTGCGCCGCGAGGACCAGAGCATAAGCGCGTGGACCTTCTTGAAGCTCGGCCTGCTGATCATGCCGCCCGCGCTTCTGCTCGCACTCGCAGGCGCGTTTGCGTTCCGTTGA
- a CDS encoding LLM class flavin-dependent oxidoreductase, with product MKFILHLGPVIPATMEEREHLRPLAHRTDRTQQMLDEMVELAQLAEQTGFDVLTFSEHHFFTDGLIAGANPTPHILNMAAHTKKIKIGPLGYVLPTWDPIRLATDVAWADQMTKGRVVAGFARGVFPRWVNVLGQRYGIEPSVQGGDAELHNREVSQELFEVIKACWKDEAFSFKGKYYQVPMPAEGIPWPAADVTARYGAPGEVDDQGRVRKISVVPKPYQKPHPLLLQAMTLTRETIGWTAQQGIVPMIFLPFPEMAIQGAQFYRDEAEKAGRHLRLGESVGLARIISLAPTRDRAVALAEQGIMGLLALYHSRFYPNIPTSIEPVMKSGIAFVGTPDDVRRQLAAVQAQLDPEYFLVFCDQGLLPLDEVKHQVEMFAELMPEFHTAAPPANGAGLGAQTGPV from the coding sequence ATGAAATTCATCCTTCACCTCGGACCCGTCATTCCCGCCACGATGGAAGAACGCGAGCATCTGCGTCCGCTCGCTCATCGCACCGACCGCACTCAGCAGATGCTCGACGAAATGGTCGAATTGGCGCAGCTCGCCGAGCAGACCGGCTTCGACGTCCTGACCTTTTCGGAGCATCACTTCTTCACGGACGGCTTGATCGCCGGGGCCAATCCGACGCCGCACATCCTGAACATGGCGGCTCACACCAAAAAGATCAAAATCGGACCGCTGGGGTATGTCCTCCCGACCTGGGATCCGATCCGTCTCGCGACCGACGTCGCGTGGGCCGACCAGATGACCAAGGGGCGCGTCGTCGCCGGATTCGCGCGCGGGGTCTTTCCGCGATGGGTTAACGTGCTCGGACAACGCTACGGCATCGAGCCCTCCGTGCAGGGCGGCGACGCTGAACTGCACAATCGCGAGGTCTCGCAGGAACTCTTCGAGGTCATCAAGGCCTGCTGGAAGGATGAGGCCTTCTCGTTTAAGGGCAAGTACTACCAGGTGCCGATGCCCGCCGAGGGCATCCCCTGGCCAGCCGCGGATGTGACGGCGCGCTACGGCGCTCCGGGCGAGGTCGATGATCAGGGACGGGTGCGCAAAATTTCGGTGGTGCCGAAGCCGTATCAGAAACCGCACCCGCTGCTCTTACAGGCGATGACCCTGACCCGCGAGACGATCGGCTGGACGGCGCAACAGGGGATCGTGCCGATGATCTTCCTGCCGTTTCCCGAGATGGCAATTCAGGGGGCGCAGTTTTACCGCGACGAGGCGGAAAAAGCCGGGCGCCATCTGCGGCTTGGAGAGAGTGTGGGACTCGCCCGGATTATCTCGCTGGCACCGACGCGCGACCGCGCCGTCGCATTGGCGGAACAGGGCATCATGGGTCTGCTCGCGCTTTACCACTCGCGCTTCTATCCGAATATTCCGACCAGCATCGAGCCAGTGATGAAATCCGGAATCGCCTTCGTGGGCACTCCGGACGACGTCCGCCGCCAACTCGCGGCGGTCCAGGCACAGCTCGACCCGGAGTATTTCCTGGTCTTTTGCGATCAAGGCTTGCTGCCGCTCGACGAGGTCAAACATCAGGTCGAGATGTTCGCCGAGCTGATGCCGGAATTTCACACCGCGGCGCCGCCGGCGAATGGTGCGGGTCTTGGCGCGCAGACGGGACCGGTCTAG
- a CDS encoding alpha/beta hydrolase, whose protein sequence is MQEHNGDHAQAERQQFAVAIALANIPVLLMVKLFFDVEGPKLRPDRSTMRQMPTLLLLHGGPGFDHSGFKPAFAEMAAMRPGLARLARFANAGHGVYRDRPEAFFHELRDFIAT, encoded by the coding sequence ATGCAGGAACACAACGGCGATCACGCTCAGGCCGAACGCCAACAATTTGCCGTCGCGATCGCGCTTGCAAACATTCCGGTCCTACTGATGGTGAAATTGTTCTTTGACGTCGAAGGTCCCAAACTGAGGCCCGACCGATCGACGATGCGACAGATGCCGACGCTATTGCTGCTGCACGGCGGTCCCGGCTTCGACCATTCCGGCTTCAAGCCGGCTTTCGCCGAGATGGCGGCGATGCGGCCAGGGTTGGCCAGGCTGGCGCGTTTCGCCAACGCCGGTCACGGAGTTTATCGCGATCGGCCGGAAGCTTTTTTCCACGAGCTGCGCGATTTTATAGCAACATGA